The following proteins come from a genomic window of Chryseobacterium glaciei:
- a CDS encoding SemiSWEET transporter: MNENVLGIVAGVLTSASMIPQLIKVLKEKNVKDLSLVMLLVLITGVSLWVWYGIMKDELPIILSNAFSVLVNLSLLICYFIYRKS; encoded by the coding sequence ATGAACGAAAATGTTTTAGGTATTGTTGCAGGCGTGCTTACTTCCGCTTCCATGATTCCTCAGTTGATAAAAGTGTTGAAAGAAAAAAACGTGAAAGACCTTTCATTGGTTATGTTGTTGGTTCTTATTACGGGAGTTTCTTTGTGGGTTTGGTACGGTATTATGAAGGACGAACTGCCAATTATTTTATCTAATGCTTTTTCAGTTCTCGTTAATTTAAGCCTTCTTATCTGTTACTTTATTTATAGAAAATCGTAA